The sequence gtgtggggggtgggggggcggccCCCCCACACCACACGCAGGTGccggccccccacacacacgcaggtgccggccccccacacacacgcaggTGCCGGCcccttccccccacacacacgcaggtgccggccccttcccccccccccacacacacagaaggtgacggctcctcccccccacacacacagaaggtgccgcccctccccccccccccccccccacacacacgcaggtgccggccccccacacacacgcaggtgccggccccttccccccccacacacagaaggtgacggctcctcccccccccccccacacacagaaggtGACGgctcctcccccccacacacacacacagaaggtgcctcccccccccccccccccccccccacccccccccccccccccccccacagaatgtgccggccccccacacacacgcagaGGGGCTCGcacattctgtgtgtgtgtgggggggggggagccgtcaccttctgtgtgtgtgtttgtgggggggggaggggccagcaccttctgtgtgtgtgtgtggggggtgggggggcggccccccacacacacgcaggtgccggccccccacacacacgcaggtgccggccccccacacacacgcaggTGCCGGCcccttccccccacacacacgcaggtgccggccccttccccccccctcacacacacagaaggtgacggctcctccccccccccccccccccacacacacagaaggtgccgccccctcccccccccccccccccacacacacgcaggTGCCGGCCCCCCACCACACACGCAGGTgccggccccttccccccccacacacagaaggtgacggctcctccccccccccccacacacagaaggtGACGgctcctcccccccacacacacacacagaaggtgcctccccccccccccccacccccccccccccacacacagaatgtgccggccccccacacacacgcagaGGGGCTCGcacattctgtgtgtgtgtgggggggggggagccgtcaccttctgtgtgtgggggggaaggggccggCACCtgcgtgtgtggggggaggggggccggcatcctctggggggggcggaaccttctgtgtgtgggggggaggggcaggagcCGACACCTTGTGTGTGGAGGCGGAGGGGCTggcaccttctgtgtgtgtgtggggggagtggGGGTGGCGACACCTTctatgtgtgtttgtggggggggggcatcctctggggggggggggcggaaccttctgtgtggggggggggaggggcaggagcCGACAccttgtgtgtggaggggggaggagccgtcaccttctgtgtgtgtgtgtgtggggggaggagccgtcaccttctgtgtgtgggggggggggggggaggcaccttctgtgtgtggggggggggggaggcaccttctgtgtgtggggggggggggcggcaccttctgtgtgtgggggggggggggcggcaccttCTGTGGGACTAGGTGTGGACACTGGGATGTCTGGAGGTTAGTAGTGTGGTGGATCTCTCCTCAGCACAGCCAGGAGCGGGGTGGATCCAGGGGCCGCCATCACCCGCACACTGATCTGTATCTTTATTCTCCaggtcggtgacgtcaccattttagtAAATAACGCGGCCGTCGTTCACGGGAAGAGCCTAATGGACAGCGATGACGACGCCCTCCTGAAGTCCCAGCACATTAACACTTTGGGGCAGTTTTGGGTGAGTTGTTGTTATATTCCCTATTACCCAGCGGTGCGGATGTAcaggaagtagggatggtccgaacctgctgaggttcgtgTTCGTATAACCCCAAACAGGAAGGTTAGCGGCACACGCACCGCGgccgatctaaataactgaacgcagcatcaaatctgcagcgatcctgtaagtgtgaacgcgcCCTAATAGTGAagtgcttcattatctctgcaatctgctgccttaataactgactgccgctcctccccggctgccttaatAACTgacgctcctccccggctgccttttATAACTGACTgacgctcctccccggctgccttataactgactgacgctcctccccggctgccttataactgactgacgctcctccccggctgccttataactgactgacgctcctccccaggtgcaggGAAAATCTTGTTCCAGTCTTggtaaactgggagaagtttcccagcacccggggaggagcgacaGTCGGTTAgaaggcacctggggaggagcgacaGTCGGTTAgaaggcacccggggaggagcgacaGTCGGTTAgaaggcacccggggaggagcgacaGTCGGTTAgaaggcacccggggaggagcggcagtcggtTAGAAGGCAGCCAGGGAGAAGCGGATTGTACTTCATTATTCCGGTACATTCCCTCATCTCTCGGCAATATATCAGGGATGAGGCCAGTGGGCGGCCATGTTGGTATGAGAGCACAGTTAGTATTAGTGACACAGAGGCAGAGACTGGTGACGTGTGTATTATGGCTGACCATGGGGGCCGCCTCCTGTCCATGCAGGTGGTGACACCATCACGTTCCATCACCTTCCTGGCGCCCTATGTAAGTGGCTGTAACCTGAGTACTCGCCTGTAGCGCCATAGTGCAACCATAACCCCGACCCAACAGCTCAGCAGGGATGGTGCTGCATAAGGTTGTGGGGGTCCGGACCCTGACGCTAGGACTGGGCAGATAAGCAGTGGCGTCCGTTCCAGCTTGCAGAGAGTCGTCTGCTGTGTAGAATATAATCTTATAATATTTTGTCTCCCAGACCACCAAAGCCTTCCTGCCGCGTATGCTGGAGCTGCACAACGGCCATATTGTCTGCATAAACTCTGTGCTGGCCTTATCCGCCATCCCTGGAGCCATCGACTACTGCACCTCCAAGGCCTCCTCCTTCGCCTTTATGGAGAGCCTGACCCTGGGCTTGTTGGATTGCCCCGGAGTCGGTGCCACCACAGTATTGCCCTACCACACAAGCACCGAGATGTTCCAAGGAATGCGAGTCAGGTTAGTCTCTGATTGGGTGGAGTCCAGCGGTGGCCATGTCGGGTTTGTAGGCAGAGCTGAGGGGGGGTAGGTGGCGCCTTGGGTTGGGATGGGTGGCAGCCGCACCGGGCAGGCTCCGTACAAGGTGTCTTATAGGATTAGAAGTCCTGTAACGGCCGTATCTACGTCTGCATTCTCCAGGTTTCCCAGTCTGTTTCCTCCGCTGAAGCCGGAGACTGTCGCTCGGAGGACAGTGGAGGCCGTGCAGGAGAATCGGCCACTCTTACTTCTCCCCTGGACAATGCACCTTCTTGTCATCTTAAAAAGGTAAGAAAACCGTCATTCTTGTACGCGGCTCATGGAGGGTCTTCTAAGGCGGAAGAGGGGACCCATTTCTGCAGGTGTCTCCATGTGTACACTGATGACTACCAGAGATTATCGAGAAACCAGCAGGGACCCAGTGCTGAACCAGGAACCTAGACCACCATGGCTGAGAGAGTCCAGGCTATGGTCATGGTCACCAGTCAGACCACCACATACAGGAGATACAGGGGCTGAGAAGCATCATGGATTCTCCACCAGGAAGCTGCTGCCCCTCATGCAGTCTCTTCATGGCTGTGGAGGACTAGGAGGTAGTAGGAGGAAGGACTGGCTGCCCACCAGGCCGCAgagggtactgcccctcccccatatgtttttgtgccccctgtgctcttcctgtTTCCTTCCCCTTCTGTAGACGCCAGGCTGCCGGCAGTTTTGGTCCTACCTCCAGACGTGACCTCTTGTCTCTTGTGTTTCCGCAGCGTTCTTCCCCAGTCGGCACTTGAAGAAATCCACAGGTTTTCAGGATCTTATACCTGCATGAACACATTCAAAGGGAGGACCTAGACCCAGCCGAGGAAACGCCGATGAGGCGGAGAACCCAGAAACCAGCCGGAGCGCGGTGAAGCGATCTCTGGAGCGGCGCTGATCTCCAGATCACAGACATTGCGGCGCGGCCTCCGGTCAGGCCCAGACGCTGCTGGACTGTAAAGAATCTGGAGGGGAAAGGccgatatatatacattttttattttttttggggggggggtttaaattttaaaatagaatttTACTGTTAAAATCGGCGCAAAGTGTGAAGACGTCTCCCCCCCCACAGTTTTATTTGGATTATTCCACTGTTTGCTCGTGTTATCACATTAAGTCCttacagtcggggggggggggggtgctgcgggcgtgtgtgtgcgggggccgggggGACCTGGCTGTTGGTGGGTGTGagcgggggctggggggggcctGGCTACAGGTGGTGTACCCTGAAAATTTGATGTGAATAGGGCTTGAAAAAGATGAAATTGGGTCCGATTTAGTGACTGGAAGATAAACTCCTGTAAGCCCGAAAAATTGGACGGTCACAAATTTCTGTAACAgaatctgctctgtgtgtgtcctcACCCTTATGGTGCACACGAGCGTTACAGAAATTTCGGGGACGACACCTTTTTCTGGCTTACAGGAATTCATCTGCCCGTCACcaaaccgtgtgtgtgtgtgttcgttcactcttatggtgtgtgtgtgtgtgttcgttCACTCTTATGGTTGGTTTGTGTGTCCGTTCACtcttatggtgtgtgtgtgtgtgtgtgtccgttcactcttatggtgtgtgtgtgtgtgtgtgtgtgtccgttcactcttatggtgtgtgtgtgtgtgtgtgtgtgtccgttcACTCTTATGGTGTGTGTGTTCGTTCGTTCACTCTTATGGTGTGTGTGTTCGTTCGTTCACTCTTATggttggggtgtgtgtgtgtgtgtgtgtgtgtgtgtgtgtgtgtgtgtgtccgttcactcttatggtgtgtgtgtgtgtgttcgttCACTCTTATGGTTGGTTTGTGTGTCCATTCACtcttatggtgtgtgtgtgtgtgtccgttcactcttatggtgtgtgtgtgtgtgtgtgtgtgtgtgtgtgtgtgtgtgtgtgtgtccgttcactcttatggtgtgtgtgtgtgtgtgtgtgtgtgtgtgtgtgtgtccgttcactcttatggtgtgtgtgtgtgtccgttcACTCTTATGGTGTGTGTGTTCGTTCGTTCACTCTTATGGTGTGTGTGTTCGTTCGTTCACTCTTATggttggggtgtgtgtgtgtgtgtgtgtgtgtgtgtgtgtgtgtccgttcactcttatggtgtgtgtgtgtgtccgttcACTCTTatggttggtgtgtgtgtgtgtccgttcactcttatggtgtgtgtgtgtgtccgttcactcttatggtgtgtgtgtgtgtccgttcactcttatggtgtgtgtgtgtgtgtgtgtgtccgttcactcttatggtgtgtgtgtgtgtccgttcactcttatggtgtgtgtgtgttcactCTCATCTGTGTGACTTTATTAAAatagtttgtgtttttttgtttgttttttgtgggtGTGTTAATCAGTTTTCCTCCCTCTTCTGTATTTTCTGCTTTTTGCTCCTTGTGGGTTTGTGTTTCCTATGTTTCTTAGTTGTGTGgagtttttttatttgtagtgtTTTATATTGGGTTTGTGTTTTTCTGTGAGGTCCCCCTCTGGACGCGCACACCCCTGTACCATCTGAGATACATCAGAAGATGATGATtgggttttgtttgtttttatgtctTATTTAATAATGGGGAGAAGGCGCCGTCTGTTTGCACGTGGACGTTTAGCCGTGAATCCTAAATGTCGAGCACTACGATCAATCTTCAGGGTCAGCGAGCAGCTCGAGCGCCACACTCCTCAAACTTTTACTGACTTGTTTGTTGAGAAtctgaaactaaaaaaaaaaaaattaaaatctgaaTTGCGGCTTCTGTATAAATGTCGTCAGACTTCTCGTCTTTTATTGTGGCCAATGATTCATGTATATTGGGGCCACATCACGATGGATAACAAGAAACCTGTATAGTGTGCGAGACCAGTTATATACTACGCTAGTGTACACCACAatatctgcaggacatacagcagctgaaaagtactgaaagactggagatataGAAGtaaatctagataactttctgaaaccagttgatttaaagtgtTGTTATAtcttcaaaatctaaatccacagtagatgtgatataaagcaagactaggtccagtctcctgaaggcaggtatataacagctatacttactatatctaggtccagtctcctgaaggcagctatataacagctatacatactgtatccaggtccagtctcctgaaggcagctatataccagctatacttactgtatccaggtccagtctcctgctatataacagctatacttactgtatccaggtccagtctcctgaaggcaggtatataacagctatacttactgtatccaggtccagtctcctgaaggctgctatataacagctatacttactgtatccaggtccagtctcctgctatacaacagctgtacttactgtatccaggtccagtctcctgctatataacagctatacttactgtatccaggtccagtctcctgctatataccagctatacttactgtatccaggtccactctcctgctatataacagctatacttactatatccaggtccagtctcctgaaggctgctatataacagctatacttactgtatccaggtccagtctcctgaaggcagctatataacagctatacttactgtatccaggtccagtcttctgaaggcagctatataccagctatacttactgtatccaggtccagtctcctaaaggcagattttctgaggctggttgaaaaaaaaaaaaaaacagactaaacaggaattccggccagtacagagagtcacgtctcaatgtgtccgtcaattacatgactgccttctctctgggaGCGtttagatgacctgggaaacattggacttcctgttttctgagtccCTTTTTCTCAAAGACTCAGAAAAAGGAAGAgccgtgttctccatgaaaactaaaaaaaaaaataataataataataatagaccaTCCGCCACCCCAAACCCTTCAAAAGGTGCAACTGCTGGGGCCTGAGCCGATGAGGTGGCGTATAGTACAAAGCCTCCTCTGCGGACCCTCATATCCCAGGACCCACCATCTCGCCTTCTCCTGTAGTGGCAGTCATTCCCCTGGAAGCAGAGGGGGTCTTCATATTGGCCGTCACTTCTACATGCAGACTTCTCAGGTGGAGGCGCCCAGTTAACGAGCCTCTGTTATACACACTATAGGCAGGTCAACTTTCTGTGATGGAGGCCCAATTGGTCAGAGGCTAAAAGTTGTGCCATGTTGGCCACATGTGATGATGAGGAAGGTACCCAACTTCCCTGTGACAGCCGCTGGGGggcaactggaccaggccctatgaCCTCACCCCTGATCTGTGCCACCAACGACCCCATCCTATACATAGACTCCCATCCCACTCATAGATGAAGTATCACCCAGACCTCCAAGTCCCACTGCCCATACCACCCATCAACGCCGCAGAACAGCCTGTCTAACCTGTTTAGAGGCAacccctgccctatttctgctggtgCCCTCTGTCTCATCAGTACTagggccacctctcctgccactgctCAACCACTGGGCCACCTCCTGCCACTGCCCAACctctgggccacctctcctgccactgcccaacctctgggccacctctcctgccactgcccaacctctgggccacctctcctgctACTGCCCAACctctgggccacctctcctgccactgcccaaCCTCTGGGCCACCGCCCAACCTCTGagccacctctcctgccactgcccaaCCTCTGGGacacctctcctgccactgcccaaCCTCTGGGacacctctcctgccactgcccaaCCTCTGGGacacctctcctgccactgcccaaCCTCTGGGACACCGCCCAACctctgggccacctctcctgccactgcccaacctatgggccacctctcctgccactgcccaacctctgggccacctctcctgccactgcccaacctctgggccacctctcctgccactgcccaacctctgggccacctctcctgccactgcccaacctctgggccacctctcctgccactgcccaaccactgggccacctctcctgccactgcccaacctctgggccacctctcctgccactgcccaacctctgggccacctctcctgccactgcccaacctctgggccacctctcctgccactgcccaaCCTCTTGGacacctctcctgccactgcccaaCCTCTGGGacacctctcctgccactgcccaacctctgggccacctctcctgccactgcccaaCCTCTGGGCCACCGCCCAACCTCTGagccacctctcctgccactgcccaaCCTCTGagccacctctcctgccactgcccaaCCTCTGGGCCACCACTCCTGCCACTGCCCAACCTCTGGGCCACCTGTCCTGCCACTGCCCAACCTCTGGGCCACCACTCCTGCCACTGCCCAACctctgggccacctctcctgccactgcccaaCCACTGGGCCACCTGTCCTGCCACTGCCCAACctctgggccacctctcctgccactggCCAGCCTCTGGGCCAGCTCTCCTGCCACTGCTCAACCactgggccacctctcctgccactgcccaaCCTCTGGGCCAATATCATTGTCCAACATCACGGTACCTTACCTGCGCCACCTCTGCTGTTGCAAAGAGACACAGCTTACTGCCACAACAGAGTCCACAACAGAACTTGGGtcgggctgagatatggggttcacacagtgagctgaccctgtGGCTAGtctgggggacacagggagggcgGTATATAGAAActgtacctgctcctgaagcATGGTCTTCTTTACCTTTGTCTTTCTCCCAGgtgcctcctctcctcctgaacCCCAATGTCAAGGCTAGATGACAACACATGATCAGGTGGAAAGCCATTACAGCCAGCAGTTTCTGAACAGTCTCTTCCACACTGCGTCTCACCTTGTTACCTCTAAGataaatcagctgctgtaggccCCCTCAGGTGACTCTCCCAGATAAAGGGGGGCAGTAATTTGGCAAggacctccatctcctcctcagaagcctccTAAGGTGGTCTGCTGAAAggtcccttagggtgcgtttacacagaaagatttatctgacagattttggaagccaaagccaggaatggatttaaaaagaggatagatcccagtcttttctttatgacctgatccttgtttatagtctgctcctggttttggcttcaaagatctgtcagctaaatctgtctgtgtaaacgcaccattagggtctatttacacaaaaagattatctgacagattatctgccaaagatttgaagccaaaaccaggaatggattataaacagagaacaggtcatagaggaaagcctgagatttctcctcttttcaaatccattccaggctttggcttcaaatctttggcagataatctgtcagataatctttctgtgtaaatggacccttatgctgggtttacacgaaacaataattggcccgatcgtacaattaacgatgtcggagtaacgattttttttcataaccatCAGCGttcagacggtacgatatatggtacggaaaaatcgttttgcgatcgcgcgcctgcagcccgctcatccgcagcccggccccacagtCAATttccctgccgccgctccgatggccCCCCCGCATTTATTGGCTaaaggggggtggcgatcggagtggggGTGGCAattggggcggcgggggtggtggtggtggtgatcggggcggcgatcgagcctgcgcaggggct is a genomic window of Dendropsophus ebraccatus isolate aDenEbr1 chromosome 12, aDenEbr1.pat, whole genome shotgun sequence containing:
- the DHRS3 gene encoding short-chain dehydrogenase/reductase 3 isoform X1, translating into MRWRSLGRLLLLPVQMAWCVLRAAASLALPARARDLRGDTVLITGGGRGIGRQLAREFSRRGAKKIILWGRTEKCLKETAEEIRQMGSECHYFICDVGNREEVYQRAKAVREKVGDVTILVNNAAVVHGKSLMDSDDDALLKSQHINTLGQFWTTKAFLPRMLELHNGHIVCINSVLALSAIPGAIDYCTSKASSFAFMESLTLGLLDCPGVGATTVLPYHTSTEMFQGMRVRFPSLFPPLKPETVARRTVEAVQENRPLLLLPWTMHLLVILKSVLPQSALEEIHRFSGSYTCMNTFKGRT
- the DHRS3 gene encoding short-chain dehydrogenase/reductase 3 isoform X2, yielding MGSECHYFICDVGNREEVYQRAKAVREKVGDVTILVNNAAVVHGKSLMDSDDDALLKSQHINTLGQFWTTKAFLPRMLELHNGHIVCINSVLALSAIPGAIDYCTSKASSFAFMESLTLGLLDCPGVGATTVLPYHTSTEMFQGMRVRFPSLFPPLKPETVARRTVEAVQENRPLLLLPWTMHLLVILKSVLPQSALEEIHRFSGSYTCMNTFKGRT